TCAAAAAATAGGTTGGATTGGCACGAGCTGCCGTTTTTTCAACAACGGCATCAAGCCTTAAAAGTGTGATGTTTTGCGGGAAGAGCTTAACTGCATCCCCAATCTGCGGAGAGGCTACAAAGACTTTCAAGCCTTTTGCCGTAGCGTACCCCAACATTTTATAAAAGTCTTCCTTTTGTACTTTCCATTTTTCAAAAGATTGTACGAGCACCAAAATATACATATTGGGCTGTTGCAGAATAGCCTGGGTGGAATCATTGCCTGATAATGTTTGCAGGGAGAAGTCGGTTATAGCTGGTGTGGCATTCCCTTTGCGCACCAATTTCTCGTATCGATCTACATAAGTATAACTAGAGTCAAAATCCGCCGGAAAATGATTGGCATCAAACGCTACCGTTTTACCCGCTTTCTCATATTTAAAAGTAATAGCAAAACTGTCCGAAATGGCCCCCTTAGGAATTTTCATTTCTTCTAATAAGTGATTGCCCTGTTTGTAGGCTAGGCAATCTAAAACAGGCAGATGTTCTAAGGTGTAAGCCTGCAGGCCCACAGCTACAAATATACTTAAGAGCAATACGACAAGGGATAAGGCGCTTTGCTTAAAATGAGGAATAACCTTTTTATGGTTCTTTAAAATAATGCTAATTAAAACCAATAAAACAAGATCTTTGAGAAAAGAATCAAATGGGCTCAATGGTAAACAATCTCCGAAACAACCACAAGTTCTGAACTTACCGCTTAACCAGGCATATCCTGTAAGAAAAGCAAAGAATAAAGTGAGTAAAAAAATAATGCGTGTAAAAAATTTCATTCTTATGCCTACAATCATTGCCACTCCTAATACAATTTCTAGTGTATTCATAAAAATTGAAAGGCCAAGTGCTAGAAAATTAACGGAGGAAATGCCCCAGGCATTGAAAAACTCTTGCATCTTATAACTAAGACCTAATGGGTCGTTGGCTTTTATAAGCCCGGAAAAAATAAATAAAAGACCTACAATCCAGCGAATAATAGGAAGTGCTTTTTTCATCTTTTTGCTTTTAGTATTTTATAGCTTGTCCATTATAATAATGAGTGCAAAGGCGGCATAATTAAGTATGTCAATATAATTGGCATCCAGGCCTTCACTTATCAAAGTCTTTCCGTCATTTTGTAAGATCTGCTTCATGCGCAGCAGCTTTACCAAAATCAAATCTACAAAACTTTCCATGCTCATTTCTCGCCATGCCTCGCCATAGTCATGGTTTTTGGAAAGCATCGTGTCTTTTGCTAACTGCACACTTTTGTCATAAAGAGCTGCTATTTCCTCAAGCTGCAAATCTTCTACAGCAGTATTTTTTAAATTCAATTGAATTAAACCAATTACCGCATAGTTTAAAATGCCTTTAAACTCCGATGGAATATCATCTGCAACTTTCTGGGTTTTTATCTCCTGTAAATTGCGTATGCGTAGCGCTTTTATATAAATCTGATCAATAATAGAAATCGTGCGTAGTACGCGCCAGGAAGTACCATAATCTTTTGCTTTCTTCAAAAATATATCTTTGCATAAGTTTATCACTTCGTCATATTGTTGCAAGGTGTGCGACATAAAAAATAATTACTAGGTTTGTTTACAAAAATAGAACAAAAAGAATGTTTACACTCAATTGTAAAGGAAAGCTTTTGTCTTTAGAAAAACCAGCAGTGATGGGCATTATTAATGTTAATAATGATTCTTTTTACTCAGGCAATCGAAAGGCCGCAATAATAGATGCAGGGGCGCTGGCAACAAAGATGTTGGAAGAAGGTGCAGCAATATTAGATCTTGGAGGACAAAGTACAAGGCCGCAAAGCACTTTAGTATCGGCAAAAGAGGAAGCTGAACGTGTTATTCCCGTAATTGAAAGTATAATAGAAAAATTTCCTGAGGTTATTGTTTCAATCGATACTTTTTACGCTGAAGTGGCTAAAGAAGCTGTGAATGCGGGCGCCTCTATTGTAAACGATATTAGTGCAGGAAATTTAGATAGTAAAATGTTGAAAACTATTGCCGCCCTTGATGTTCCATACATTGCTATGCATATGCGAGGTACACCGCAAACGATGAATGCTTTGACTGTTTACGAAAATATAACCCGTGAAGTATTAGACTATTTTATTAAAAAAATTGAGCAGTGCAGTAGTGCAGGCATTAAGGATATAATTGTTGATCCGGGATTTGGCTTTGCCAAAACATCTGTTCAAAGCTTTGAGTTGATGAAAAACTTAAATGCTTTTTCCATGCTAGAAAGGCCTATTTTGACGGGTATTTCGCGTAAATCAATGATTTATAAAACACTCAATACTACTGCAGAAGATGCACTAAACGGAAGCACCGTTTTGCATACATTCGCGGTCCAAAACGGTGCTAACATTATTCGTACACATGATGTAAAAGAGACCGTGGAGACGATAAGGTTGTTAGAGAAATTGAGTGTGGTTTAATTCACTTGCTACAATTGACTTTACTGTTTTTGAAGAAAGGATATTTCTTAAATTGTTTTGCAGCATGTGCAATATTTTATTCTTAACGCGCTGCAAAACAATTTGAAAAGCACAACATCAGCGTTAATCTTGCGCTTCGATTATTTGCTTGATAAAATCATGCAATGCCGGAAGTTTCCTTTTTACAATACCCCACACAATATCATAATCTACTCCAAAATAAGCGTGAATAAATTTATGTCTTGTACTTACAATTTTGCGCCATTCGATTTCAGTATGTACAATTTTAAAATCTGGATCGAGTTTGTTGCTTGCTTCTCCAATTATTTCAAGACTGCGAATAATAGCTCTTGATAAAATAAAATAGGCTCATCTATTACAGCCTCTTTAGACTTGTTTTCTGTTGCCTTAATTCAAAAGAAATTTCATCGGCAATATGTTTCAGTAGTGCTAAATTAGTGGGCAACAGTCTCTGCTTGATTTAGGATATGTGGGTCAATATATTTATTTAAAGATTGTGGCCTAATAATTTCAACTTTTCTTCCTAAAAGGTCTTCAAGAAAAAAGGACAGTTCCATAAAGTTATCATAGCTTTTTTGTTCCGGGTCAAAATTGATTAGCAAATCTACATCGCTTTCAGCATCGGGCATGCCTTTGGCTAACGACCCGAAAAGGCTTAGGCTTTCGACGCCATAAGACTTTATTTTCGCGCTGTTTGCATTCAAGATGAGGAGTAATTTTTTTTATTGCTAACAACTTTATCCATAACTTGAAGCTATTAGACTTGTTTAGCTTGTTTACTATGGAGACTACAATAAATTTAATTGATAACTGGTCGTAAAATGTTTTGTCTCCTCTGGCTTCAGCATTAGTAGATTCATTTTATTATTAAAAGAATCTGGAGCGCTAGTAAGGTTTTCTACAGCAATACTTTCGCGGGATGGCGGCGTATATATCTGTAAGTAGGGATAAGAACTATCAGGATAAATACTTAACTGTATACCTGCAGAATAGTCCTTCATTTGAAAAGCGGCCTCAGTATGATTGTTTAAGGTGAAGCAATTGTCCAGTTCAGTATTGCCAAAAACTTTAAAATCATTGAAAAGGTCGTAGGCGCTTGTTTTACCGGTAGGTAACAAA
The Arachidicoccus soli DNA segment above includes these coding regions:
- a CDS encoding HepT-like ribonuclease domain-containing protein, which gives rise to MLSRAIIRSLEIIGEASNKLDPDFKIVHTEIEWRKIVSTRHKFIHAYFGVDYDIVWGIVKRKLPALHDFIKQIIEAQD
- a CDS encoding BT_3928 family protein — protein: MKKALPIIRWIVGLLFIFSGLIKANDPLGLSYKMQEFFNAWGISSVNFLALGLSIFMNTLEIVLGVAMIVGIRMKFFTRIIFLLTLFFAFLTGYAWLSGKFRTCGCFGDCLPLSPFDSFLKDLVLLVLISIILKNHKKVIPHFKQSALSLVVLLLSIFVAVGLQAYTLEHLPVLDCLAYKQGNHLLEEMKIPKGAISDSFAITFKYEKAGKTVAFDANHFPADFDSSYTYVDRYEKLVRKGNATPAITDFSLQTLSGNDSTQAILQQPNMYILVLVQSFEKWKVQKEDFYKMLGYATAKGLKVFVASPQIGDAVKLFPQNITLLRLDAVVEKTAARANPTYFLMKGDQILEKKSYADIQSFMSEIQ
- a CDS encoding nucleotidyltransferase family protein produces the protein MNANSAKIKSYGVESLSLFGSLAKGMPDAESDVDLLINFDPEQKSYDNFMELSFFLEDLLGRKVEIIRPQSLNKYIDPHILNQAETVAH
- the folP gene encoding dihydropteroate synthase; its protein translation is MFTLNCKGKLLSLEKPAVMGIINVNNDSFYSGNRKAAIIDAGALATKMLEEGAAILDLGGQSTRPQSTLVSAKEEAERVIPVIESIIEKFPEVIVSIDTFYAEVAKEAVNAGASIVNDISAGNLDSKMLKTIAALDVPYIAMHMRGTPQTMNALTVYENITREVLDYFIKKIEQCSSAGIKDIIVDPGFGFAKTSVQSFELMKNLNAFSMLERPILTGISRKSMIYKTLNTTAEDALNGSTVLHTFAVQNGANIIRTHDVKETVETIRLLEKLSVV
- a CDS encoding DUF1599 domain-containing protein, giving the protein MSHTLQQYDEVINLCKDIFLKKAKDYGTSWRVLRTISIIDQIYIKALRIRNLQEIKTQKVADDIPSEFKGILNYAVIGLIQLNLKNTAVEDLQLEEIAALYDKSVQLAKDTMLSKNHDYGEAWREMSMESFVDLILVKLLRMKQILQNDGKTLISEGLDANYIDILNYAAFALIIIMDKL